One genomic window of Bacilli bacterium PM5-9 includes the following:
- a CDS encoding diacylglycerol kinase (ATP) (product_source=KO:K07029; cath_funfam=3.40.50.10330; cog=COG1597; ko=KO:K07029; pfam=PF00781,PF19279; superfamily=111331), protein MIYYVYNPLTRNNTGSNIFKKNSLKNVYNCTIESEMNLLKNKLSSNDIIYIIGGDGTIHYLLNNYNFIFDYKLKYFKNGSGNDFYRSLTTDNSYYYTINNKYHFINSFGIGFDALVCEKVNQETKKTKLSYIKQCYLSLKQYQAFDLDIIYNNNEYHYKKVWLCSLQNGKYFGGGINIAKNASVSNPELELCIGHNLNRLTVLILLIFVKFGLTHLFKKYFFTVKVDKVLIKNSTSLISQLDGDIATINSDIELSAKHLIQIKKTNSL, encoded by the coding sequence ATGATATATTATGTTTATAATCCTTTAACAAGAAACAATACTGGTTCAAATATTTTCAAAAAAAACAGTTTGAAAAATGTTTATAATTGTACTATTGAAAGCGAAATGAATTTACTTAAAAACAAGCTATCAAGCAATGATATTATTTATATTATCGGTGGAGATGGTACAATTCATTATCTTTTAAATAATTACAATTTTATTTTTGATTATAAATTAAAATATTTTAAAAATGGTAGTGGTAATGATTTTTATCGCTCTTTAACTACTGATAATAGTTACTATTACACAATAAATAATAAATATCATTTTATTAATAGTTTTGGTATCGGTTTTGATGCATTAGTATGTGAAAAAGTTAATCAAGAAACAAAGAAAACAAAACTATCTTACATTAAACAATGTTATCTATCACTTAAACAATACCAAGCATTCGATTTAGATATTATTTACAACAATAATGAGTATCATTATAAAAAAGTATGGCTTTGTTCACTTCAAAATGGTAAGTATTTTGGTGGTGGTATCAACATCGCTAAAAACGCAAGTGTAAGCAATCCAGAACTTGAATTATGTATTGGTCATAATCTTAATAGATTAACTGTTTTAATTTTATTAATATTTGTTAAATTTGGTTTAACACATTTGTTTAAAAAATACTTTTTTACTGTTAAAGTTGATAAAGTGTTAATTAAAAACTCTACTTCACTTATTAGTCAACTAGATGGAGATATTGCTACAATTAACTCTGATATTGAATTAAGTGCAAAACATTTAATTCAAATAAAAAAAACTAATTCACTTTAA
- a CDS encoding FKBP-type peptidyl-prolyl cis-trans isomerase 2 (product_source=COG1047; cath_funfam=3.10.50.40; cog=COG1047; pfam=PF00254; superfamily=54534; transmembrane_helix_parts=Inside_1_155,TMhelix_156_178,Outside_179_366), with the protein MSDAKDKKEQTTEVEEKKTKKAATKKTATKKTDEKKTTAKKTTTKKADEKKTTAKKATTKKTDEKKTTAKKATTKKTDEKKTTAKKATTKKTDEKKTTAKKATTKKTDEKKTEVNDTVSVDKDSIISEEIMMADVDTNKGPELDIKSNSKNKKQFVVWGLILVAVIGLMFAVKGFPTITNSERKAFDKEVNQLILSTQVNFADEETGAAIKKGDVVLMDFTGYIDNKAFDGGSASDQKIQVGGGMLIDGFDDQLIGKKKGEKVDVKVTFPKDYGNEALNGKNATFKVTIKNVYNLPEADDDLAKKYVEAATAQGDTTAKDIKSFNDFKKYLINYLKEMEAYYKAMEQQQQQQQQQQGEETTTNENE; encoded by the coding sequence ATGAGCGATGCAAAAGATAAAAAAGAGCAAACTACAGAAGTAGAAGAAAAGAAAACAAAAAAAGCAGCTACTAAAAAAACTGCTACTAAAAAAACTGACGAAAAGAAAACAACGGCTAAGAAAACTACTACTAAGAAAGCTGATGAAAAGAAAACTACTGCTAAAAAAGCTACTACTAAGAAAACTGATGAAAAGAAAACTACTGCTAAAAAAGCTACTACTAAGAAAACTGATGAAAAGAAAACTACTGCTAAAAAAGCTACTACTAAGAAAACTGACGAAAAGAAAACTACTGCTAAAAAAGCTACTACAAAGAAAACTGATGAAAAGAAGACAGAAGTTAATGATACAGTAAGTGTTGATAAAGATAGTATTATTAGTGAAGAAATTATGATGGCAGATGTTGATACAAACAAAGGACCAGAATTAGATATTAAGTCAAACAGTAAAAACAAAAAACAATTTGTTGTTTGGGGATTAATATTAGTTGCAGTTATTGGACTTATGTTTGCTGTTAAAGGTTTTCCAACAATTACAAATAGCGAAAGAAAAGCATTCGATAAAGAAGTTAATCAATTAATTTTAAGTACACAAGTTAATTTCGCTGATGAAGAAACTGGTGCAGCAATAAAAAAAGGTGATGTAGTATTAATGGATTTCACTGGATACATTGATAATAAGGCCTTTGATGGTGGTAGTGCTAGTGATCAAAAAATTCAAGTTGGTGGTGGAATGTTAATTGATGGTTTTGATGATCAATTAATTGGTAAAAAGAAAGGCGAAAAAGTTGATGTTAAAGTAACTTTCCCAAAAGATTATGGTAATGAAGCTTTAAATGGAAAAAATGCAACTTTTAAAGTTACAATCAAAAATGTTTATAACTTACCTGAGGCAGATGATGATTTAGCTAAAAAATATGTTGAAGCAGCTACTGCACAAGGTGATACTACTGCTAAAGATATCAAATCTTTTAATGATTTCAAAAAATATCTTATTAATTATTTAAAAGAAATGGAAGCATATTACAAAGCAATGGAACAACAGCAGCAACAACAGCAGCAACAACAAGGTGAAGAAACAACTACAAATG